The Elaeis guineensis isolate ETL-2024a chromosome 3, EG11, whole genome shotgun sequence region TAGTTCTATCAGCATCAATTGTCAAGTCGGCGCCGGACGCTCCGTCGTGTCGGATGTCCCGCCggtgtcagcgataaaaccgGCGCCAGATGTCATGTCCCATCGAGAAGTGGAACCGTCATTCCCGCCGCCCCTTCGGGAACACCAAACGTCGCGTCCCGTCGGGAACACCAAACGTCGCGTCTCGTCGCGCCACGTGGCGTGCGGCCATTGGTCCGCGTTCGgcggagcggatggaggtgacgtggcgcgATCTGAAGggtggtgcgtcgaaccgtcggaccgtcgAACGGCCCTGATGATGCCACGCGGCGAAATCTGGAGAGCCTTCGTCGGTCGTGCCTgcatctcgaccgttggggggcactatatatacaaagtcACCCCCCACACGATTTTTACCGTTCTCATTTTTACCGTCGAGACTCTGCTGCTTGAGCCTCCGCTCCAGGTACTTCTCCGCCCCGCCCCCCATTGGCGATTTTTCCCTTTCAAGGGTTAGAGTAACTTTCCTCCTTTTTTCTCCTCTCCTCGCCATTTCCTTGAACTCATGGCCaggacgtccccacgaggtagtcggtcgggtGAACCGACCGAAGATactcggtcgtccccggaggtggaggcttcttcactttcggggccgaacgtcgatcggctccgggagcagtactgcatcccggagcagtttcggctgttcgcccctggcgccgatggtcgggtcaatagcccgcccgagggccaggtggcgttctatctggaggatctccgggccggccttagattcccggttccggagttcgtccggaacattctggactattacgggctgtgcccggcacaacttgcgccgaactcggttcggctgatagtcagctttgccctcttgtgtcggcttttgccgaccgaacctcggatctctctcttccgagttttctttgtcctccgaccccaccctaaagcccgagggtggtggtacttcattcctcggaaagggctctctttcatcactggtcttccgacgtccattcatggatggaagaaccagttcttcttcgcgTCGTCTTCTGCTCCGTGGGGGTTTCCCGCCCGTTGGGGGAATCTCCGAACCGATcccaatgagaacagtcgggtggaggtcggtgatcgggaggacttccatcggctgaaggacatctcggtgccgaaacagagcgagctcgtcaccgagcaggccttgtatgatgccggccttagcccggtcccccgtttaggtcggtttgcattTTTCCGACATCTTTATTTCCTTTTctgcctttttcctttgttcTGACCATCGGTCGtattttttcagatatgccgTCGAGGACTCGACTGTCGGCTGCCGACATTCGTCAGCAtgccgtgaggaagaggccggcggcagGAGCCGGACCATCGCAGCCTCCCAGGAGGCCCCGTGTTgttccgccgagcgaaccagcagggtcggaggcggagccagtgatcgcactgtcggcgccgacagctCTGGCAGACGTCCCGTCGGAGGGACCATCAGTCGGGGGAACAGCTTCGCCCGACCGGCGGGTGGTTGATTCTGCAGGGGGCACGCCGACTGCCCATCAGATtccggaggttcgggaggaggCCCCCGAACCTGAGCGGCCGACGCATGCCACCGCCGCGCCATCGGCCGAGACTCGATCGGGGTCGAGCTTGCCgtcgatctccgacgtcagggcttgGGCGGCTagccgaggtaaggccccaatggcgtcgggtgacgaaggtcggtcggcgggcggGTCGGCCGACCTCCCGCTTCCAGAGGGTGCGTCGGGACTGGCCGACCATGACCTGGCCAGGAGACTGTGCCAAGCACTCCTtcttcccgccgacatcgaagcaatgaagaaccagcgtgtctccgacatgctgtcgtccttctatCCGATGCTGATTCGGGTAAACCCTTCTTCCTTCTGTTTTTAATTGCCGCTTCGCAAGTTCGGCTCACTAACAGTCGGCTctttttgtgcagctggtcttcaacatatccgagctagaggccggatatcggaaaTTCGGGGAtatgcgcgcggcctggagagataaggtcgcggGGCTAGAAGCCGAGAAGACCATCCTCGTCGACCAATTtcaacagtcggtcgaccgggagaaccgactcgagggggaggtctcccgattctcggaggaggtctccggactcaaggaggccaaggcatcactggagtcggagctcaagtcggcgaaggatgacgctgccaagaagtcccgaaccatccgtcggctccgacacgagcgagacagtgtcggcaaagagctggaggccgagcgcgagcaactccgagcaagtctcgggaacctcgccaaggccgaagaaggcCTTTCCGACGCGCAGGCCGACGCGGACGTCGCCAAAGCCGAGGCAGAGTCGGCAAAGGAGGCTTTGGGTCGGGCGATCGAGGTCTTCCGGGACTCGGAGGAGTACCGCGAAGAGCTCTTGGAGAGCGGCTACCTTTCGTACCAAGttgggtacgaggatgcccgggaagccgttcggagcttgtaccccgaactcgacctcagcggcgtggttctgccagagtcggaggccccagctgcggaggaggcggccggaccagcgtcggacggtctctccaccagggcggaagccgaagacgtcGCAGAGCCAGTTGCCGAGGATCGGTCGGCCCCGACGGATGAAGTCGGAGCAGAACCGCCGACCAACTCGCATCGTCGTCCTGTTGAGGACGTTGACTCCGACGATTAGCCGATTTTGTTCTGTCTTATGCTCTGCTTCGacctgtaatcgggcttcggccttaTCTTTGTAGATAAAATTTCTTTAAGTATTGAATGAAACTTCCCTTTACTTTCTCCCCTTGTTTGTAATGCCaacatgtctgcaatgtcgaacgttaGTCGCTGACTTAGTTAAGTCACTAACTCGCgcaagtcggtaggacttcagcAACTTGTTCAGCCCCNNNNNNNNNNNNNNNNNNNNNNNNNNNNNNNNNNNNNNNNNNNNNNNNNNNNNNNNNNNNNNNNNNNNNNNNNNNNNNNNNNNNNNNNNNNNNNNNNNNNggatgatgattaaagattccagtacgatgaatattctacaacctcataatcgatttcatcaataagaaataggtttctttgcaatatcctcaaatatgcattcatcctaatatgtcactttatatataatccacataccaagttcacttttgataaatattccaatcaagcaccataaaaaaaaaaactttcttagcccattctggaacaatattttatcatcaaatctttatcttgccaataatagtcaacttctcaactaaaagtaatatcatagtattattttcacatcgaatttgaacttacgattcacttgaataaccaatgatcaaattaataaccataatgcataataaaattttatatcaacccttttgtgattactttcgatcaagatctaactaatcatattatgatcaatagattatccatcatatttcaaatgctatatgtcataatctcttgtgatccttttatacataatctcaatatttaatcaaaatttataaatatttctcccactacaatcatcaaagatctacactataatgtccctggtgtctatccacttacacccattctatatctgattctatgtttcataattcatccacttatgctctgataccactttaattgtcacgcctccgactcaagattttgaatcgagggtcatggcaaccgccgcatattcatagaaaactctttccataagcatgcaaggcatcttatcatactatcctaaaacaacagcggaataatagtcaacaatttaaatctaaaatataacgacctaaactttttctttaatatctcaataaattcaacaacgattcaaaggctttgcatcaaattcaataagcctttcaacctaaaataaaagtatgaagattctgcttctgatcactcttccatttatatcttgtatcatcttaattcttcaacatctgtaaaaacagtaaaataggaggtaatgagctagacagcccagtaagcaatgatcacttcccaacagatttcatcaggtatttaagtaaataattatttatagaaaataagcatatagaattcatcaattcgaaatcaatttcaattatgcaatataattcatgtcaagttcatttctttttcgaaaattcaagtttctttcgggatttcaatttcttttgttcttcaattttctttcgtcaaccatgagctatgaccacatttttcctgtggcagggtcataataccgcgtatctgcttgcggtaggctgcgaatcatctggcagccatgtcctttggaaccgctggtctcgctggcgatttgtcgctggtctctctggcgatatgtcgctggtctcgctggcgacataaaccctcaggacaatcaattgccaacgtatatgccccaattggcggggtcctttacatagtcaggttgtcaattcttattgtttcttatatcataattcttcataaatcatgtttcatattctaatttcgataataaaacatataatcatgtagtatcgaaatcaatcaatataatgcatcatgaaatcaatatgttcaatcatgcttcatcataacttttcaaataagatattttcataacaaaatattattcatccaattcatgcatcatttcacaaatcatgtcagaaaaatacattataatttatcgataaatctaaaaaaagtgaaacattacttacctcgaacgcattccaataaatccacataattctataaattttcttctaaaaattttattcgtagatcatatcgcgatatcccatgatcaaacatccacaatcctatacagaatcaatttcaataattagaaagaatatgaataccatatttcaatggtttagattgggtccgatcatctaatttcatctaatcaaaatctaattaggacctaaacgatccaaaatttgactatcagatcacatcggattcgaagtgataggactgaggtttcttcatcgattttataaaatcaagtggagagagaaaatcagaggagagagaattcatgaggtataattcgaattgatcaagtgatacaatccaacattacgattgatccaatatctcgattggtgaaatcaacatgatcaaatcaagtcatggctagatcgggatcatggatgatcaaatctaaagattcatggtctgattaaggtgggtgccagtacgctgtctgacaatcatagatcagggttcttcattaaaatcagatcagacttattaaaaaaaattttttcattcactaacctttttttttagagagagaatcaatcaagagagagaatattttagagagagaatattttagagagagaaaactcatcttgaattcttcagacaatatgattcaacaaattctgatcgatcagatcaaatcatgctaaaattattatgtggataattcaataagatcatgagaaataaaatctaaaaatacttgatctgatcaaagtggatgtcggtgtaccgtccgacgatcacggatcaaaaattcatcacgaggatcatttaaattcatcatcattcttctcaaaattttagaaatcttaagagagagaaataatctagagagaagattctagagagagaaagtagagagagaaagttcaattctggagagagaaaatactagttcaggctgaagagagagagggaagagagagaaactctctttctcatattttattatttatctcattattaattaattttatttttctctttcttcttttctttctttctccctcttttttttttctttttcttcatggaagagagaggagagaaaatcctatttattattattatattattattattttatttttcttctttctttttcttttttttttcttttcctttttctttttcttttcttttttcttctttttcttttctttttctttccttttccttcttcttttctttttctttttcttttccttcttcttcttcttcttcttttcttcttctcccgtgcacttgttttgggctgaaacaggggaccgtgaggtcccctcgttggtgtTCCGACCGGCAGCGCGGTCGGTGTGAgatggccgtcggcaggaggagagcGACCCAATGATGAGAAGAGGACCaaaatcggtggtcggcggtgaccaccggcgacggcaaaaaggcaaaaaaagaaaattcttccgcaacaaaatccgacgactccggtcgccggcgagcgtgcacatcggcacgggaaggaagggggaggagagaggaagggaggaggcttacctccgtcgccggtgaggcttttccggcgagaaattggacggcacagagaCGGATCTCCGTGAAGaaattttcggcgattgccgccgttttgccccgagattctttggtaggaagaaaggagaagggtctcccctttaaatagaactaaaggagaggagtttgactcctctccggtgaggtttccgactccgattaggagccggtcgggagaagaagactccctgcgggagtcttcatcatttttttttttttggtttgtttgggctggctgggctatcacagaGCCTATATAAATTTAACATTTTTTGTGCCCAAGGAAGTGGGAATGTGAATTCTTCCATGTTTGCCATTTGGAACAAAGACAAATTCTACTACATGCGACTCCCATAGCACGTGGTGTCACGGCTAGAGTTTGCCCTTAAACTTTTGTTTAATAATGATGATCTAAAAATAAAGGATGTTGATAGAGAGTTGGAAGTAGTATGCAGTTCAATGAAATAAAGAAGTATTTGATTAGGAAGAGTAGGAATctaaaattgaaattgaaatggaTGATTTTCGTTCCAATCATTTAGTTGGAAAGAatttcattccgatttcgatttcgagATGGAATGAAAATGTCtcaatttataaaaaattcaatccctattctcctctatgaattcaaaattttattacaattttgattccgatcacgaaccaaatacttCAAAAGATTTGATTATTTCGTTTCTAATTTCAGATTATCTTGATTTTTATTCCTATTCTGATTTTGATTGTGAATCAAACATCTTTTAAAGAAAGTCATAAGAACGTTAGTTAAGAAGATAATGTAAATGGTAGCTTAAAAATCAAAAGCCTACAGAGAAGGGTATGTGGCAGGTAATTAAGATAGCACATGGActctaataaataaaattttattaatacctAAACTATAATTTAAGTGACCACACAGGAAGCATTCCTACTGCTATACGAACCGCACAAGTATATCGAGTACACTCACATGCTAATTAGAGCGTGACAAACACTCAAAAATACTTAGTATGAAGTGATCTCGCTTGGCTGCACTGTGGCACTCTCACGTGCATGGAAGACTTGCACTTCGCGCGCGCGCACAATAAGTCTTAATCCCAATTTACAAATATTGTAGGTTACTATAGGTTCGTAGGTAGCTAGCTCTATTGACAAATATCCAGCTTGGCATggtatacaaaattttaaaaaattattgattggaCTATATCCGTCAGCTCAACGATGGATTGACTATTCCAACCATAAACCAACACACACCTATATTGCTTCATGGTGTATCAGTCCAACTATAAACCAATATTCATGTCTGTATTGCTTCATGATGGATTAGTACTCCAACCACAAACCAACAAACACACCTACAGTATTACTCCAtttccctttctctttttttgctCCATGTGTATATATGTTCTTCTGTGGTTGGATTGGTGTACGTTTGAGTTGGTGGATTTGCTCTAATAATTTCTCAAAAAGTTATGACTTTTCTTTGATTCTAAAATATGTACATGAAGggtgtaaagagagagaaagaacaaTCAATCATGTGGAATAACTATAATGATTTGTGGTGGCTATTGATGATTTTGAGGAAAGATCTGAAATATCCAAGGACCAAAGAAGAATTTATAAAGATAGAGATATTTGGTAAAGAGGAGGTGGGTATAGAAGgaaggggagggggggggggggtgaggagagatagggagagagagagttgtCGTTGTACTCCCAACATAGCATTAGGTAGGTAATCCATGTTGTATGATAGGACTAGAATTGTGAAATAAATACCAACCAACCCCAACTTCTCTCAAAGAGATGCTCTTTTCAGTGCCAACTGAATGACACTTCATATGTAGGAGTTATTCTGAGGAAATGTCGCATATGGAAATTGGTTGATACATTTACACACATAAAgtcatcgaatgagaggagtgcTTGATGCCTGCTAGCtgaacacagagagagagagagagagagagagagagagagagtggcacAAGAAACCGTCATATCGAACTAAGGATTACATATTAGAGTGGCTGGATCCCACATTAGCCAGAGGGATGGTGCAACACAATGCTACTTACGGCTAACTAAcaaactgagctgggcatcaacATGGAACACTTGCATTGGGGTGGGCTATTTGATGCTAGAACTCGCAGCGGCTGCGGGACGGGTGCGGCAACGGTACCCGTATAATGTAACGCTAACTCGTAAAGTCCCCGTATAATATAATGCTCAACGGACTGACTACAGATCGAGTCACTCGTTCGCTCGACAGGCTCGCCAGTCCCGGCCACGTCGCTCTAGGTGCAGTGCCGGCAGCAGGGCTGCCTCTGCCAGCGCACGCCAGATTTCCGCCTCCTCACCCTCCCACGCGTGCGCCTTCACCGCCTGCTGGATCGACGAGTGGAAGGCTCGTGCCACCACGCAGGTGAAGAGCGTGCGGGTGGTCTGGCTGCAGCATGCCTCCCTCGGCCACTGCTCGCCAGATTTCCATCTCTGTGCCCTCCCGCGCGTGCGCATCCGCCGCCTGCCGAAGCACCACTTGGAAGGCCTGCGCCTCGCTTGGGGATAGCCCGGCCAGCTCGATGTCCTCCACCCCGATCTCCCACACGCTTCCTTTCGCCATGGCCTCCGTTGCTCTTCtaaattctttccttttctttcctctctctcggCGGTCTGTGATTTTAATGTTTGACGGCGGACGGGGGACAAAATGTTGGTGGGAGGATTGTGGATCGGGAAGTGGGGTACCTTGGGTAAATTTTTCCTCGCACTCTTTAGTTGGGCCTGGGCCGATGAAGCCATTTCTTCtacgagaaattctttgtgcaccgcacgcGGTGCGGAACGCGCGGCGTGATTGATTCATGCACAGGACTGATAGCagcacgaaaaaaaaaaaaaaattttttttgctcaacCTCTGAGCCAATCACCGTATATAATGCACCAGATGCATGCGTTCGCGCACCATGTGCATAAAGTTGTCAAAATGCTTGGCCCACAAGGTTGGCCCAGCCCAACCTTATAAATAAGGTAGACTGGGCTGTCATATGATTAGCTCAAATAACAATCGGATCTATTTGACCCGCTCCACATCAGCCCAAGGGCTCATATGGATTGGATCGGGCTAGTCCGGATAgactatgaaaattttaaaaaaaatcttaaaaaaaaattttatttattttttaatccctAACTCCTGAGCCCCACTGTCCCACATCGTCGGCCGTTGCTACGGATCAGCAGGATGACTGCCTCTGCCGGTTCCTTTCCCTTTCACCTCCCAACTCTCagatccccctcctcctcctcattgCTGGTGCCACCGCCTTCGGCCTCCGAATCCGATCACGAATCAAGATACGTCAGCCCTCTCCTCCCTTTTGCCGACAAATGCCCCTCCATCTAACCTCCAGgcaatcctcctcctcctccgggccCCTCCTCCCTTCCACTGATGGACGCCCCTCCATCCAATCTTCGGACgaaccccctcctcctcctcctcctcgtcggCGCCACCATCTCTGAGTCAAATCTGGCCGTAGCTCCATCTCCATCTCGAGCTCTCTCGGTCTTTTCACTCTCCGAGTTAGATCCGTGCTGCCTCCCCTCAGActctctcgatctctctccaTTCTCTAGGCTCGACCGCTTGAGACGCTGCTACCTCCGAGTCAAATCCGATCGCGGCTCCTCCTCCACAGGCTCTCTCGGTCTCTCCACTCTCCAAGTCAAATCCGCGCCACCTCCGGCTTCCCCTCAAGCTCTCTCGATCTCTCTTTACTTTTCAGGCTCGACCGCTCGAAGCTTTCCCCCTCTCGGGCTCTCTGCctttctttttttcacttttcacTCTTCAGTTATTTGAGGTTCAAGGCCCATGGACTGATTCGATCTGATCTGGCCCAAGGCCTTTAAAGGGCGGGGCTGGGCCAACTATATCGTGTCCTATTTTTTGGTTGGGCCTAGTCCGGTCcgacccatcaaattttaggctcTTGTGGGCCAGGCCAGGCTAGGTCGGATCAGTCCATTTTGACAGTACTATATGtgcagtgcacaaaaaatttctcttttttttacggTCGATGAATTGGTGAATGCGGATTGATTATGGATTTGGATCCAGATTTTGTGCGAGATCCTTTAAAGATCCAACCCGACTCACTATAATCCACCTCGTCCACTCATCGGCTCTACCCACCCCATCCTATTCTGAGTTGGATACCTGATGGtatgaatatgaaatttttaattatagGATGGATATAGATATTGATCTATTAAATCAGTTATCTATTATCATCCATACATTTTATGGCGTGGATTCGGCAACTTGTACCTACCATaacgaaagaaaaagaaagtgaaagtGCATTCATCATAAAAATGCCTTGCAGGCACTGATTTAACGATGGAGATCATTTCCTCACAAAAACATCCATAATAAATGTAGATTTACCTTTCAGTTGCTTAAATTTTCATTCAGGTAGCTAGTCCTAAATCCAGTGACATACATATTACTTCTACGAATGCACGATCTACGAGTTCACTTTGTTCTTTACGTGCCAGCTCGCACTTAAGGTCGATTTCGGTCGTAGCCCGCATGTTCCTTTTTCAAGTTCATGTGACTAATTTTGTCAGACTCATCATATTCTGTTTTCTGTAATTTTGCAGTTGCATCTTTAGGCCCACTTTTCTTCCTTGATATGTGAGCTTCCTAAATATGTCACATTCCCAGTACTGTCGGTCTTGTGACAAGATCCAAGGCTGGCATGCATGTTCTTGTGAGgaactcttttcttctcttttcttttttttttcttttttgatgcctgcacaccagagagagagagagagagagagagagagagtgctcAGTATACAACAAAAACTAATTTACTTGCATCAAAGCTTTACATAATACATAGATGCCATACATACCCACCTCATTAGAGGTGGAGTTAGACTTCCCGAAGCCACGAAATAAGCTCTTCCCAATACAGTCACAGACGAACGACGAATGCATGAAGCCATGAACCGAAGGACACTAACACTTACTAAAAACGCTCCGGAAAAGCTAGAGAAAgggtaggaaaaaaaaaaaaaatcccagctGTGCATAGAAGCAACACACATGGAGAAAAATATACAGCAAGCGAAGCTACAGCAATATCCTTACGGAGAACGAAGGTTGACAAAGGGTTAAGGGTGACAATAATGGAGACATGCAACACAAAAATGTTCTAAATGGGGACGTATGACtgccccaacaaaaaaaaaacccTCAGGTATGAACACTGTGCTGgccaccaaaaaaaaaaccctaatGACATAATTAAGAGGAGTGATCATCTATGTATTCTCTAAGAAAGGGGAATTGGATGAAGCAGAAAATTAAGTACTTGCAGTGTCCATGCATGCCATGCACCCAGCGTACGTGAACCCTTCTCCCTTCCCCCTCTCTACACAGTTGATACCAAAGAAAACAAGGGCCAAACAGCCGGCAATTTAATTAGTTAACAAGTGCTCGCTCGTTGATCTCCTTCGTTATAGCCGGAATGCAGCTGGAGCTCCTTGTGATGCCACCTCTCTTCACACTCTCCCTTTCCTTCGGGCTGGTAGACTTGGTCCTGCCTCCTCTTCCGTCCAACCTCGACTTCCTCAGGATCTCTCTCATCGCCTCGGCCTGGAAGAGAACGGGATGCGTCCTTCCAACCCTGTTGAACTCCACACACATGCTCATGTGGGAGTTGAGGGCTTCATCTTGCTTCCCCCCATTCTTTTCCAACTCCTCCTTCACGGCCTCCGAGCACAGCCCGCATATCCACTTGCCGGAAAACTTCTCCCGGACACGGTGGATGTACCCAGGAGTACACTCCTCGGACATCCCGCAGCACTCGCACTTGGCATCTTCCACTTCCGAGATGGGTGGAAGCTTTGTGTCTATTCCCTCCTTGCTTAGCTCAAAGGAGAGATCGGACATCGTCCTTTGGAGGCCATCCATCGAGATCCTCCGGGGCTTCTCAGGCTTGTCGAAGCTGGTCCTAGTGTAGGAAGTAACGATCGTTTCTCCATCTGGCGCCATGGCAGGGAAATAATGACTTCTAGCCAAGAAAATGAGTTCAAGATGGTCAGAGATGGGAACAAGAACAACTGAAAGAACTGGAGAATTAGTTTGAGTTTGTAGGATAGGATAGCAAAAGGAACCTAGCTCCACTAGTCAAGAACAGTGATCAACCTTGGTTTCAATTTGAGGGAAGAAGACCACCCTAGAGCATTATTTATACTAGCTAGTTATTACATTTTGCTTTATTGAAAATAGGTTCATGTGGACCACAGCTGCGCGCTCACCATTCTGTGATCgaaatttaaaaagagagcacTTGAAAAACCTAGATTTTTCGTGAACATTTATGAAAAGAATGTAAGTTTTTGAAGACCATAATTATGCAGCTGATGTTTAACAGAAAGAACCACTGGCAGCTTGCTTtgtggatggctatgaggatatGCCCATGAAATCATAGGCTTGCTGTCATCTTAACCTTTCGGTGGAGTGATTTAATTGTCTCTTCTTTAGTTCCTTTTACCCGAGTTGT contains the following coding sequences:
- the LOC105041462 gene encoding uncharacterized protein — encoded protein: MAPDGETIVTSYTRTSFDKPEKPRRISMDGLQRTMSDLSFELSKEGIDTKLPPISEVEDAKCECCGMSEECTPGYIHRVREKFSGKWICGLCSEAVKEELEKNGGKQDEALNSHMSMCVEFNRVGRTHPVLFQAEAMREILRKSRLDGRGGRTKSTSPKERESVKRGGITRSSSCIPAITKEINERALVN